The following coding sequences are from one Odontesthes bonariensis isolate fOdoBon6 chromosome 10, fOdoBon6.hap1, whole genome shotgun sequence window:
- the LOC142389904 gene encoding voltage-gated purine nucleotide uniporter SLC17A9-like — MAKKHTSAEGEKDLHASLLEPTIHKSNESIKEERGDENLWPRCQARKWTAVLFIGTCLLYCARMTLPVCSVSMAATFHWSKIDSGLALGGFFWGYCFTQILGGHVSDKMGGERVLFMSAASWALITASTPLLAQLGSHTLALVTVARVLMGLIQGVFFPSLASLCSQRVVEGERGFLMSTMHSGSHLGTLLAGGMESLMLDRYGWESLFYCTGFLSGLWVLVVWLCLLKGDVTPKQMEPKNDSSLPSKRWLSLFKKPSVWAMVFAHMCICSTSYTLLSWLPTYFKESFPNTRAWVYNVIPWLTAIPSALGGGFMSDFLITRGYSVAAVRKIMQFCAMGISSMFILPLSGGVTFTSAMIFISGAVGVMTFTSGGVSVNVQDLAPSCAGALYGFMNTMGAFMGLVLVSLSGYLIEVTLSWATVFSLITLINVTGLGIFLIFGDAQRVDLSDYCRVVMV, encoded by the exons ATGGCTAAAAAGCACACATCCGCAGAGGGGGAAAAAGACCTGCATGCTTCACTTTTGGAACCGACCATTCACAAATCCAATGAATCGATCAAAGAAGAGCGGGGCGATGAAAACCTGTGGCCACG ATGCCAGGCTCGAAAATGGACCGCAGTGCTGTTTATTGGCACCTGCCTTCTCTATTGTGCCCGGATGACCCTGCCAGTCTGTTCGGTCTCAATGGCAGCCACTTTTCACTGGAGTAAAATAGACTCTGGGCTTGCACTGGGTGGATTCTTCTGGGGATATTGTTTCACTCAGATCCTGGGAGGACACGTCAGTGACAA AATGGGAGGAGagcgtgtgctgttcatgtCCGCAGCCTCGTGGGCTCTGATCACAGCCAGTACTCCTTTGCTGGCACAGCTTGGCTCTCACACCCTTGCTCTCGTGACTGTAGCCAGAGTCCTGATGGGACTAATTCAGG GTGTTTTTTTCCCATCTTTGGCAAGCCTGTGCTCACAGCGGGTTGTGGAGGGGGAGAGAGGGTTCCTAATGAGCACCATGCACAGCGGCAGTCATCTCGG GACATTGTTAGCAGGTGGGATGGAATCCCTCATGCTAGACCGATACGGATGGGAAAGCCTGTTCTACTGTACTGGTTTCCTGTCTGGACTATGGGTGCTTGTAGTTTGGCTCTGTTTATTGAAAG GTGATGTTACCCCGAAGCAGATGGAGCCAAAGAATGACTCAAGTTTGCCAAGCAAGCGCTGGCTTAGTCTTTTTAAAAAGCCCTCTGTCTG GGCCATGGTGTTTGCTCACATGTGCATATGCAGCACGTCCTACACTCTTTTATCATGGTTGCCAACATATTTTAAAGAATCATTTCCCAACACCAGG GCATGGGTGTATAATGTCATTCCATGGCTAACTGCAATTCCATCAGCGCTTGGTGGAGGATTTATGTCTGATTTCCTAATTACCAGAG gaTACAGTGTAGCAGCTGTGAGAAAGATAATGCAG TTTTGTGCTATGGGCATATCCAGTATGTTTATTTTACCGCTGTCCGGAGGTGTCACATTTACCTCTGCCATGATCTTCATTTCTGGTGCTGTTGGTGTCATGACCTTTACCAGCGG TGGCGTGTCTGTGAATGTTCAAGATCTCGCGCCATCGTGTGCAGGTGCGCTCTACG GTTTTATGAACACGATGGGCGCCTTTATGG GACTGGTGTTGGTGTCCCTGTCAGGTTACCTGATTGAGGTCACCCTGTCGTGGGCCACAGTCTTCTCCCTCATCACCTTAATAAATGTCACGGGTCTTGGGATCTTCCTCATCTTTGGAGATGCTCAACGTGTGGACCTGTCAGATTACTGCCGGGTTGTTATGGTTTGA
- the LOC142389905 gene encoding glucose-induced degradation protein 8-B homolog, translated as MSYAEKPEDITKEEWMDKLNNVHIQRADMNRLIMNYLVTEGFKEAAEKFRMESGIEPSVDLDSLDERIKIREMILKGQIQEAIALINSLHPELLDTNRYLYFHLQQQHLIELIRLRETESALEFAQTQLAEQGEESRECLTEMERTLALLAFDNPEESPFGDLLNMMQRQKVWSEVNQAVLDYENRESTPKLAKLLKLLLWAQNELDQKKVKYPKMTDLSTGTIEDPK; from the exons ATGAGTTATGCTGAAAAGCCAGAGGACATCACAAAAGAGGAGTGGATGGACAAATTAAACAATGTTCACATACAGAGGGCGGACATGAATCGACTTATCATGAATTACTTGGTGACAG AGGGCTTCAAAGAGGCGGCAGAGAAGTTTCGAATGGAGTCTGGGATCGAGCCGAGTGTGGACCTGGACTCTTTGGATGAAAGGATAAAGATTAGAGAGATGATACTGAAGGGCCAGATACAGGAAGCGATTGCACTTATCAACAGCCTACACCCAGAACTACTTGATACCAATCGATACCTGTATTTTCATCTGCAG cagcaacatttgatTGAGTTAATCAGACTAAGAGAGACTGAGTCAGCGCTTGAATTCGCTCAAACACAACTTGCAGAGCAGGGGGAGGAGAGCCGAGAGTGTCTGACAGAAATGGAGCGAACACTAGCCCTCCTGGCCTTCGACAACCCAGAGGAGTCGCCCTTTGGAGATCTGCTCAACATGATGCAGCGGCAAAAG GTGTGGAGCGAGGTGAACCAAGCTGTGCTGGACTATGAAAACAGGGAGTCGACGCCCAAACTGGCTAAactcctgaagctgctgctgtgggCTCAGAATGAGCTGGACCAGAAGAAGGTGAAATATCCCAAAATGACGGACCTGAGCACGGGCACCATCGAGGACCCCAAGTGA
- the dnajc5aa gene encoding dnaJ (Hsp40) homolog, subfamily C, member 5aa, with translation MAEHQRQRSLSTAGESLYIVLGVEKVATADDIKRSYRKLALKFHPDKNPDNPEAADKFKEINNAHAILNDPTKRNIYDKYGSLGLYVAEQFGEENVNTYFVLSSWWAKALFVFCGLATGCYFCCCLCCCCNCCCGKCKPRPREGQEQDFYVSPEDLEAQLQSDEREVGGDPIVLQPSATETTQLTSDGHYSYNTDTGFN, from the exons ATGGCTGAGCACCAGAGACAGCGTTCTCTGTCCACTGCCGGGGAGTCTCTCTACATCGTGTTGGGAGTGGAAAAGGTGGCCACAGCGGACGATATCAAGAGATCTTACAG GAAACTGGCGCTAAAGTTCCACCCTGACAAGAACCCTGACAATCCAGAGGCTGCAGATAAGTTCAAGGAGATAAACAACGCCCACGCGATTCTGAATGACCCCACAAAGCGTAATATTTATGACAAATATGGCTCTCTGGGACTATACGTGGCTGAGCAGTTTGGAGAGGAGAACGTTAACACTTACTTTGTCCTTTCAAGCTGGTGGGCAAAG GCGCTGTTTGTATTCTGCGGCCTGGCCACAGGATGCTACTTCTGTTGCTGcctgtgctgctgctgtaacTGCTGCTGTGGGAAATGTAAACCCCGGCCTCGGGAGGGCCAGGAGCAGGACTTCTACGTGTCCCCCGAGGACCTGGAGGCTCAGCTCCAATCTGATGAGAGAG AGGTTGGCGGCGACCCCATAGTGCTGCAGCCATCAGCAACAGAGACAACCCAATTAACATCGGACGGGCACTACTCCTACAACACCGACACCGGCTTCAACTAA
- the LOC142390352 gene encoding tumor protein D54-like, whose protein sequence is MSQQGFNGASSSLNFSTRITGNGCSHTDLADDDLENLQFELAKTEDEIQTLRQVLLSKENYAADIRRQLGMSPISNIKQNLSKGWQDVQTSAPYLTASATLEDFSHSSVYMKTRDGLCHAGQVTSATLSGVGVVITRRLAQMRALPLPSPQRSLSHTISVPTMRHSSTFKSFEEMVGNVKDKMTGSLSNNGDTSGFERRSARNTT, encoded by the exons ATGAGCCAACAAG GTTTTAATGGGGCTTCTTCATCTCTCAACTTCTCCACGAGGATCACAGGAAATGGGTGTTCACACACAGACCTAGCAGACGATGACTTAGAAAACCTGCAGTTCGAGCTTGCAAAG ACTGAGGATGAGATTCAGACCTTGAGACAGGTGCTTTTGTCCAAAGAAAACTATGCAGCGGACATCAGGAGGCAGCTGGGAATGAGTCCTATCAGTAACATCAAACAGAACCTGTCCAAAGGCTGGCAAGACGTCCAGACCTCAGCCCC GTATCTCACAGCCTCTGCCACTCTGGAGGACTTCAGCCACTCCAGCGT ATATATGAAAACACGGGATGGCCTCTGTCACGCAGGCCAGGTGACATCTGCCACACTGTCCGGTGTGGGCGTGGTCATCACCAGGAGACTGGCCCAGATGAG AGCCCTGCCTCTTCCAAGCCCTCAACG CTCCTTGAGTCACACGATAAGCGTGCCAACTATGAG ACATTCCTCAACATTCAAGTCTTTTGAGGAAATGGTCGGCAATGTGAAG GATAAGATGACTGGAAGTCTGTCAAATAATGGAGACACCTCTGGGTTTGAAAGAAGATCCGCACGCAACACAACATGA
- the ppdpfa gene encoding pancreatic progenitor cell differentiation and proliferation factor A — translation MAAIPSSGSLIATHDYYRRRLGSNSSSSSCGSAEYTGEVIPHHPALPRQDSGHWWTSFFFAKQNQPGTLNGSDNQKNGTYTVANGQVTCIAKEMVLKRQLSEGNETGKFEPTTPPTASS, via the exons ATGGCAGCAATTCCGTCAAGTGGTTCTCTCATCGCCACCCATGACTATTACAGAA GACGTCTGGGGTccaactccagcagcagctcttGCGGCAGCGCTGAGTACACTGGAGAAGTTATTCCACACCATCCAG CACTTCCAAGGCAAGACTCCGGGCACTGGTGGACCTCGTTTTTCTTTGCAAAGCAGAACCAGCCTGGCACGCTGAACGGATCTGACAATCAAAA GAACGGAACCTACACAGTGGCCAACGGTCAGGTGACATGCATCGCCAAGGAAATGGTTTTGAAGCGACAACTCAGCGAAGGCAATGAAACTGGAAAATTTGAACCCACAACCCCCCCGACGGCTTCCTCCTAG